In one Lycium barbarum isolate Lr01 chromosome 7, ASM1917538v2, whole genome shotgun sequence genomic region, the following are encoded:
- the LOC132604408 gene encoding uncharacterized protein LOC132604408 isoform X1 produces MACEGNYMWSLSGIVAAFVDLAIAYFLLCAATVAFLASKFLGFFGLRLPCPCDGLFGTFPNGNLCFHRLLIDFPAEKVSNVQLSIKANFPFNGNTILGKDENCDLNWRLIGDKENSLHGYLEMGDEDGSRNSVSDARKSHNIARIELSPKGKGVMNQRQRGGIRRRRRKAAVDYGRSSSVSSYDPPYEDFPLSPPSPPSTNKEDGGNPPLVMRLDHRDSLELNGLPDEVEHIEKNVASIGELKHNGQLVSGFNEENRTRLLERALEHEQEARDALCLELEKERNAAASAADEAMAMILRLQEEKASIEMDARQYQRLIEEKSAFEAEEMHILMEILMRTEREKHFLEKELEVYRQMTFLGNEESRVDSGNVADASSDPNEDPLLMLRQISASFDKAPIHRQNKDVSSQKQIDLAVSSYSSQEFQEKEMVFTVNNFGMPPANRQILDTFLKPPEAGLSKQKLPDHAISLEGEVLKENSDMERHDRVLKYHETIGYQGSKCPCNLTLDKEPQVHDVHVIVDGFNFCNDVNSGESGKTSLPIEASPTQDVIRDRPSTSTSNSQMDLKSSSDTASALPPVGQRSKTLLCDARGNPMSSVDNERLKIESELGRLRERLKIVQEGREKLDLTAEHREREKMQLKLLEDIARQLHEIRQLTEPEKAVRQASLPLPSSKHRSNGMQLCRRACQRKGVLEVSL; encoded by the exons ATGGCTTGTGAAGGTAATTATATGTGGAGTTTGAGTGGTATTGTGGCAGCTTTTGTTGATCTTGCAATAGCATATTTCTTGCTTTGTGCAGCAACAGTAGCATTTTTAGCATCAAAGTTTCTTGGTTTTTTTGGTTTGAGATTGCCATGTCCTTGTGATGGACTTTTTGGTACTTTCCCAAATGGGAATTTATGTTTTCATAGACTCTTGATTGATTTCCCAGCTGAGAAAGTGTCCAATGTTCAACTCTCTATAAAAGCAAACTTCCCTTTTAATGGTAATACTATTTTGGGAAAAGACGAGAATTGTGATTTGAATTGGAGATTAATTGGTGATAAAGAGAATAGTCTTCATGGGTATCTTGAAATGGGTGATGAGGATGGTTCACGTAATTCAGTATCGGATGCAAGAAAGTCACATAATATTGCTAGGATTGAGTTGAGTCCAAAGGGGAAAGGGGTGATGAATCAGAGACAAAGAGGAGGGATTCGTCGAAGAAGGCGTAAAGCAGCTGTTGATTATGGGAGATCTTCATCAGTTTCATCATATGACCCTCCATATGAAGACTTTCCACTAAGTCCTCCATCCCCTCCCAGTACCAATAAAGAAG ATGGTGGCAACCCTCCACTGGTTATGAGATTGGACCACAGAGACAGCCTTGAATTGAATGGACTTCCTGATGAAGTTGAGCACATTGAAAAGAATGTTGCATCTATTGGAGAGCTGAAGCATAACGGCCAACTTGTTTCCGGCTTCAATGAGGAAAACAGAACAAGACTCTTGGAACGAGCCTTAGAACACGAACAAGAAGCTCGAGATGCTCTTTGCCTTGAGCTTGAGAAGGAAAGAAATGCTGCAGCGAGTGCTGCAGATGAGGCTATGGCTATGATCTTACGTCTACAAGAGGAGAAGGCATCTATTGAAATGGACGCCCGGCAATATCAGAGATTAATTGAAGAGAAATCTGCTTTTGAAGCTGAGGAAATGCACATTCTAATGGAGATCCTGATGAGGACAGAAAGGGAGAAACACTTTTTAGAGAAGGAGCTTGAAGTATATAGGCAGATGACTTTTCTTGGAAATGAAGAATCAAGAGTTGATAGTGGGAATGTAGCGGATGCTTCATCTGATCCTAATGAGGATCCACTTCTTATGCTTCGGCAGATTAGTGCATCTTTTGACAAGGCACCGATTCACAGACAGAATAAAGATGTCAGCTCCCAGAAGCAAATTGACTTGGCAGTGTCCTCTTATAGCAGCCAAGAATTTCAGGAGAAAGAGATGGTGTTTACAGTTAACAACTTTGGTATGCCACCAGCGAATAGGCAAATACTGGACACTTTCTTGAAACCCCCTGAGGCAGGCCTTTCAAAACAGAAGCTTCCTGATCATGCCATTTCGCTAGAAGGGGAAGTGCTAAAAGAAAATTCAGATATGGAAAGACATGACAGAGTTTTGAAGTATCATGAGACAATTGGATATCAGGGATCAAAATGTCCATGCAATTTGACCTTGGATAAAGAACCTCAAGTTCATGATGTTCATGTGATTGTTGACGGGTTCAACTTTTGCAATGATGTCAATAGTGGTGAATCTGGGAAAACTAGTCTCCCTATTGAAGCTTCTCCTACACAGGATGTAATTAGGGATCGTCCAAGTACTAGCACGTCTAATAGTCAAATGGATCTTAAAAGCAGTTCGGACACTGCTTCTGCGCTTCCGCCAGTGGGCCAACGTAGTAAAACTTTGCTATGTGATGCGCGGGGAAATCCCATGTCCTCAGTAGACAATGAAAGATTGAAAATTGAATCTGAATTGGGACGGCTTCGAGAGAGGTTAAAGATTGTGCAAGAGGGAAGAGAAAAGCTTGACTTGACTGCAGAGCATAGAGAAAGAGAAAAGATGCAGTTAAAGCTTTTGGAGGATATAGCACGCCAACTTCACGAGATTCGGCAGCTTACTGAACCTGAGAAGGCTGTACGACAGGCTTCCTTGCCTCTGCCATCCTCCAAG CATAGAAGTAATGGCATGCAATTGTGTCGCAGAGCATGTCAAAGAAAAGGCGTTCTCGAAGTGTCTCTGTAG
- the LOC132604408 gene encoding uncharacterized protein LOC132604408 isoform X2 — protein MACEGNYMWSLSGIVAAFVDLAIAYFLLCAATVAFLASKFLGFFGLRLPCPCDGLFGTFPNGNLCFHRLLIDFPAEKVSNVQLSIKANFPFNGNTILGKDENCDLNWRLIGDKENSLHGYLEMGDEDGSRNSVSDARKSHNIARIELSPKGKGVMNQRQRGGIRRRRRKAAVDYGRSSSVSSYDPPYEDFPLSPPSPPSTNKEDGGNPPLVMRLDHRDSLELNGLPDEVEHIEKNVASIGELKHNGQLVSGFNEENRTRLLERALEHEQEARDALCLELEKERNAAASAADEAMAMILRLQEEKASIEMDARQYQRLIEEKSAFEAEEMHILMEILMRTEREKHFLEKELEVYRQMTFLGNEESRVDSGNVADASSDPNEDPLLMLRQISASFDKAPIHRQNKDVSSQKQIDLAVSSYSSQEFQEKEMVFTVNNFGMPPANRQILDTFLKPPEAGLSKQKLPDHAISLEGEVLKENSDMERHDRVLKYHETIGYQGSKCPCNLTLDKEPQVHDVHVIVDGFNFCNDVNSGESGKTSLPIEASPTQDVIRDRPSTSTSNSQMDLKSSSDTASALPPVGQRSKTLLCDARGNPMSSVDNERLKIESELGRLRERLKIVQEGREKLDLTAEHREREKMQLKLLEDIARQLHEIRQLTEPEKAVRQASLPLPSSKSMSKKRRSRSVSVGMQHSS, from the exons ATGGCTTGTGAAGGTAATTATATGTGGAGTTTGAGTGGTATTGTGGCAGCTTTTGTTGATCTTGCAATAGCATATTTCTTGCTTTGTGCAGCAACAGTAGCATTTTTAGCATCAAAGTTTCTTGGTTTTTTTGGTTTGAGATTGCCATGTCCTTGTGATGGACTTTTTGGTACTTTCCCAAATGGGAATTTATGTTTTCATAGACTCTTGATTGATTTCCCAGCTGAGAAAGTGTCCAATGTTCAACTCTCTATAAAAGCAAACTTCCCTTTTAATGGTAATACTATTTTGGGAAAAGACGAGAATTGTGATTTGAATTGGAGATTAATTGGTGATAAAGAGAATAGTCTTCATGGGTATCTTGAAATGGGTGATGAGGATGGTTCACGTAATTCAGTATCGGATGCAAGAAAGTCACATAATATTGCTAGGATTGAGTTGAGTCCAAAGGGGAAAGGGGTGATGAATCAGAGACAAAGAGGAGGGATTCGTCGAAGAAGGCGTAAAGCAGCTGTTGATTATGGGAGATCTTCATCAGTTTCATCATATGACCCTCCATATGAAGACTTTCCACTAAGTCCTCCATCCCCTCCCAGTACCAATAAAGAAG ATGGTGGCAACCCTCCACTGGTTATGAGATTGGACCACAGAGACAGCCTTGAATTGAATGGACTTCCTGATGAAGTTGAGCACATTGAAAAGAATGTTGCATCTATTGGAGAGCTGAAGCATAACGGCCAACTTGTTTCCGGCTTCAATGAGGAAAACAGAACAAGACTCTTGGAACGAGCCTTAGAACACGAACAAGAAGCTCGAGATGCTCTTTGCCTTGAGCTTGAGAAGGAAAGAAATGCTGCAGCGAGTGCTGCAGATGAGGCTATGGCTATGATCTTACGTCTACAAGAGGAGAAGGCATCTATTGAAATGGACGCCCGGCAATATCAGAGATTAATTGAAGAGAAATCTGCTTTTGAAGCTGAGGAAATGCACATTCTAATGGAGATCCTGATGAGGACAGAAAGGGAGAAACACTTTTTAGAGAAGGAGCTTGAAGTATATAGGCAGATGACTTTTCTTGGAAATGAAGAATCAAGAGTTGATAGTGGGAATGTAGCGGATGCTTCATCTGATCCTAATGAGGATCCACTTCTTATGCTTCGGCAGATTAGTGCATCTTTTGACAAGGCACCGATTCACAGACAGAATAAAGATGTCAGCTCCCAGAAGCAAATTGACTTGGCAGTGTCCTCTTATAGCAGCCAAGAATTTCAGGAGAAAGAGATGGTGTTTACAGTTAACAACTTTGGTATGCCACCAGCGAATAGGCAAATACTGGACACTTTCTTGAAACCCCCTGAGGCAGGCCTTTCAAAACAGAAGCTTCCTGATCATGCCATTTCGCTAGAAGGGGAAGTGCTAAAAGAAAATTCAGATATGGAAAGACATGACAGAGTTTTGAAGTATCATGAGACAATTGGATATCAGGGATCAAAATGTCCATGCAATTTGACCTTGGATAAAGAACCTCAAGTTCATGATGTTCATGTGATTGTTGACGGGTTCAACTTTTGCAATGATGTCAATAGTGGTGAATCTGGGAAAACTAGTCTCCCTATTGAAGCTTCTCCTACACAGGATGTAATTAGGGATCGTCCAAGTACTAGCACGTCTAATAGTCAAATGGATCTTAAAAGCAGTTCGGACACTGCTTCTGCGCTTCCGCCAGTGGGCCAACGTAGTAAAACTTTGCTATGTGATGCGCGGGGAAATCCCATGTCCTCAGTAGACAATGAAAGATTGAAAATTGAATCTGAATTGGGACGGCTTCGAGAGAGGTTAAAGATTGTGCAAGAGGGAAGAGAAAAGCTTGACTTGACTGCAGAGCATAGAGAAAGAGAAAAGATGCAGTTAAAGCTTTTGGAGGATATAGCACGCCAACTTCACGAGATTCGGCAGCTTACTGAACCTGAGAAGGCTGTACGACAGGCTTCCTTGCCTCTGCCATCCTCCAAG AGCATGTCAAAGAAAAGGCGTTCTCGAAGTGTCTCTGTAGGAATGCAACATAGCTCTTGA
- the LOC132604408 gene encoding uncharacterized protein LOC132604408 isoform X3 — protein sequence MACEGNYMWSLSGIVAAFVDLAIAYFLLCAATVAFLASKFLGFFGLRLPCPCDGLFGTFPNGNLCFHRLLIDFPAEKVSNVQLSIKANFPFNGNTILGKDENCDLNWRLIGDKENSLHGYLEMGDEDGSRNSVSDARKSHNIARIELSPKGKGVMNQRQRGGIRRRRRKAAVDYGRSSSVSSYDPPYEDFPLSPPSPPSTNKEDGGNPPLVMRLDHRDSLELNGLPDEVEHIEKNVASIGELKHNGQLVSGFNEENRTRLLERALEHEQEARDALCLELEKERNAAASAADEAMAMILRLQEEKASIEMDARQYQRLIEEKSAFEAEEMHILMEILMRTEREKHFLEKELEVYRQMTFLGNEESRVDSGNVADASSDPNEDPLLMLRQISASFDKAPIHRQNKDVSSQKQIDLAVSSYSSQEFQEKEMVFTVNNFGMPPANRQILDTFLKPPEAGLSKQKLPDHAISLEGEVLKENSDMERHDRVLKYHETIGYQGSKCPCNLTLDKEPQVHDVHVIVDGFNFCNDVNSGESGKTSLPIEASPTQDVIRDRPSTSTSNSQMDLKSSSDTASALPPVGQRSKTLLCDARGNPMSSVDNERLKIESELGRLRERLKIVQEGREKLDLTAEHREREKMQLKLLEDIARQLHEIRQLTEPEKAVRQASLPLPSSKGFKRFGAWSS from the exons ATGGCTTGTGAAGGTAATTATATGTGGAGTTTGAGTGGTATTGTGGCAGCTTTTGTTGATCTTGCAATAGCATATTTCTTGCTTTGTGCAGCAACAGTAGCATTTTTAGCATCAAAGTTTCTTGGTTTTTTTGGTTTGAGATTGCCATGTCCTTGTGATGGACTTTTTGGTACTTTCCCAAATGGGAATTTATGTTTTCATAGACTCTTGATTGATTTCCCAGCTGAGAAAGTGTCCAATGTTCAACTCTCTATAAAAGCAAACTTCCCTTTTAATGGTAATACTATTTTGGGAAAAGACGAGAATTGTGATTTGAATTGGAGATTAATTGGTGATAAAGAGAATAGTCTTCATGGGTATCTTGAAATGGGTGATGAGGATGGTTCACGTAATTCAGTATCGGATGCAAGAAAGTCACATAATATTGCTAGGATTGAGTTGAGTCCAAAGGGGAAAGGGGTGATGAATCAGAGACAAAGAGGAGGGATTCGTCGAAGAAGGCGTAAAGCAGCTGTTGATTATGGGAGATCTTCATCAGTTTCATCATATGACCCTCCATATGAAGACTTTCCACTAAGTCCTCCATCCCCTCCCAGTACCAATAAAGAAG ATGGTGGCAACCCTCCACTGGTTATGAGATTGGACCACAGAGACAGCCTTGAATTGAATGGACTTCCTGATGAAGTTGAGCACATTGAAAAGAATGTTGCATCTATTGGAGAGCTGAAGCATAACGGCCAACTTGTTTCCGGCTTCAATGAGGAAAACAGAACAAGACTCTTGGAACGAGCCTTAGAACACGAACAAGAAGCTCGAGATGCTCTTTGCCTTGAGCTTGAGAAGGAAAGAAATGCTGCAGCGAGTGCTGCAGATGAGGCTATGGCTATGATCTTACGTCTACAAGAGGAGAAGGCATCTATTGAAATGGACGCCCGGCAATATCAGAGATTAATTGAAGAGAAATCTGCTTTTGAAGCTGAGGAAATGCACATTCTAATGGAGATCCTGATGAGGACAGAAAGGGAGAAACACTTTTTAGAGAAGGAGCTTGAAGTATATAGGCAGATGACTTTTCTTGGAAATGAAGAATCAAGAGTTGATAGTGGGAATGTAGCGGATGCTTCATCTGATCCTAATGAGGATCCACTTCTTATGCTTCGGCAGATTAGTGCATCTTTTGACAAGGCACCGATTCACAGACAGAATAAAGATGTCAGCTCCCAGAAGCAAATTGACTTGGCAGTGTCCTCTTATAGCAGCCAAGAATTTCAGGAGAAAGAGATGGTGTTTACAGTTAACAACTTTGGTATGCCACCAGCGAATAGGCAAATACTGGACACTTTCTTGAAACCCCCTGAGGCAGGCCTTTCAAAACAGAAGCTTCCTGATCATGCCATTTCGCTAGAAGGGGAAGTGCTAAAAGAAAATTCAGATATGGAAAGACATGACAGAGTTTTGAAGTATCATGAGACAATTGGATATCAGGGATCAAAATGTCCATGCAATTTGACCTTGGATAAAGAACCTCAAGTTCATGATGTTCATGTGATTGTTGACGGGTTCAACTTTTGCAATGATGTCAATAGTGGTGAATCTGGGAAAACTAGTCTCCCTATTGAAGCTTCTCCTACACAGGATGTAATTAGGGATCGTCCAAGTACTAGCACGTCTAATAGTCAAATGGATCTTAAAAGCAGTTCGGACACTGCTTCTGCGCTTCCGCCAGTGGGCCAACGTAGTAAAACTTTGCTATGTGATGCGCGGGGAAATCCCATGTCCTCAGTAGACAATGAAAGATTGAAAATTGAATCTGAATTGGGACGGCTTCGAGAGAGGTTAAAGATTGTGCAAGAGGGAAGAGAAAAGCTTGACTTGACTGCAGAGCATAGAGAAAGAGAAAAGATGCAGTTAAAGCTTTTGGAGGATATAGCACGCCAACTTCACGAGATTCGGCAGCTTACTGAACCTGAGAAGGCTGTACGACAGGCTTCCTTGCCTCTGCCATCCTCCAAG GGGTTCAAACGGTTCGGAGCTTGGAGTTCCTAA